In Tenrec ecaudatus isolate mTenEca1 chromosome 4, mTenEca1.hap1, whole genome shotgun sequence, a single window of DNA contains:
- the CCDC71 gene encoding coiled-coil domain-containing protein 71 isoform X1 yields the protein MHLMPLGSCLLPLGMSKSRVKLYHYSGLREEWDPVLRALVCGRPGRSAVPNAMSVVVQHVEEKAVHSWSRISTAGKKALEEALLVFNPMSQDLSATEAQLVAFLQGLRDDGFQPTILRSGDVYGYSSCTASPPSQTKLQARAPTSAAASPPASAPRTTMRLPAGRATLLPMQLSGRLAKASTPSLAKHATTNLLLSSLKQSNASRARGAAMGFPAHLYPGVYPAMRLSVVLEALVPLKTPMPCLGAKHKAQSLQFSLADSPLKPRKGPGKGLGNSLLKTPRKISKGPKCQTFKRPKAGPRRGTGPQSKTCKVTGPLSGLRMKGGSALGTKTVQAKATQALAKVVCAQPKVPRPRPKTPSAKVAQKQPMAPQAKVAKARAKAKAAQARAKAKAARIKAKAARAKAKVARIKVKAARAKAKVAQVKAKAVRIKTKARVMQTQLESRGKPKGSVQAHTVQRRQRSPPEAVGRKRKRAQEAKELLPCKRTHLGPHSPKARLGPRIAKPLKFRAIKVDRWSSDDEVRQQAQQILRVNLSPVIQLQPLLLPSAP from the exons GATGCCTCTGGGGAGCTGCCTCTTGCCTCTGGGAATGTCCAAGTCCAGGGTCAAGCTTTACCATTACTCAGGACTAAGAGAGGAGTGGGACCCCGTTCTAAG AGCGCTGGTTTGTGGACGCCCGGGCAGATCTGCAGTGCCTAATGCCATGAGCGTGGTGGTGCAGCATGTGGAGGAGAAAGCTGTGCACTCATGGTCGCGCATCTCCACGGCAGGGAAGAAGGCCCTGGAGGAGGCGCTGCTTGTCTTTAACCCCATGAGCCAGGACCTCAGTGCCACGGAGGCCCAGCTCGTGGCCTTCCTCCAGGGCTTGCGGGATGATGGCTTCCAACCCACCATCCTGCGTAGTGGTGATGTCTATGGCTACAGCTCATGCACAGCCAGCCCCCCAAGCCAGACGAAGCTGCAAGCCCGTGCCCCAACGTCAGCCGCAGCGTCACCTCCAGCAAGTGCTCCTCGAACTACCATGCGGCTGCCCGCAGGCCGGGCCACACTACTCCCCATGCAGCTTTCTGGCAGGCTGGCCAAAGCATCCACACCAAGCCTTGCCAAGCATGCTACTACTAACCTACTGCTGAGTTCCCTGAAACAGTCCAATGCTAGCCGGGCCCGGGGCGCAGCCATGGGCTTCCCCGCTCACCTCTATCCCGGCGTCTACCCTGCCATGCGGCTCTCTGTTGTCCTTGAGGCCCTGGTTCCACTCAAGACTCCCATGCCCTGTTTGGGTGCTAAGCACAAAGCTCAGTCATTACAGTTCTCACTTGCAGATTCTCCCTTGAAGCCGAGGAAGGGTCCAGGAAAGGGGTTGGGGAACTCCCTGCTTAAGACCCCCAGAAAGATAAGCAAGGGTCCCAAATGTCAGACTTTCAAACGCCCCAAGGCAGGTCCCCGACGGGGCACCGGTCCCCAGAGTAAGACCTGCAAAGTCACTGGGCCCCTCAGTGGTCTACGAATGAAAGGGGGATCTGCCCTGGGCACCAAGACAGTCCAGGCCAAAGCCACTCAAGCACTGGCCAAAGTTGTTTGTGCCCAGCCCAAGGTGCCCCGGCCACGGCCTAAGACTCCCTCAGCCAAGGTGGCCCAGAAACAGCCCATGGCACCCCAGGCCAAGgtggctaaggccagggcaaaAGCCAAGGCTGCTCAGGCCAGAGCTAAGGCCAAGGCGGCACGGATCAAGGCCAAAGCAGCACGGGCCAAAGCCAAGGTGGCACGAATCAAGGTCAAGGCAGCACGGGCCAAGGCCAAGGTGGCACAGGTCAAGGCCAAGGCGGTAAGGATCAAAACCAAGGCCAGGGTGATGCAGACTCAGCTTGAGAGCAGAGGCAAGCCCAAGGGGTCTGTTCAGGCCCACACTGTACAGAGACGTCAGAGAAGCCCCCCTGAGGCTGTGGGACGGAAGAGGAAAAGGGCCCAGGAGGCAAAGGAGCTGCTTCCCTGTAAGAGAACACATCTTGGGCCCCACTCCCCTAAGGCACGACTTGGTCCTCGCATAGCAAAGCCGCTGAAATTCCGGGCCATCAAGGTTGACCGGTGGTCCTCAGATGATGAGGTGCGACAGCAGGCTCAGCAGATCCTCCGTGTGAACCTGTCTCCAGTGATACAGCTCCAGCCACTGCTGCTGCCTTCGGCACCCTGA
- the CCDC71 gene encoding coiled-coil domain-containing protein 71 isoform X2 — translation MSVVVQHVEEKAVHSWSRISTAGKKALEEALLVFNPMSQDLSATEAQLVAFLQGLRDDGFQPTILRSGDVYGYSSCTASPPSQTKLQARAPTSAAASPPASAPRTTMRLPAGRATLLPMQLSGRLAKASTPSLAKHATTNLLLSSLKQSNASRARGAAMGFPAHLYPGVYPAMRLSVVLEALVPLKTPMPCLGAKHKAQSLQFSLADSPLKPRKGPGKGLGNSLLKTPRKISKGPKCQTFKRPKAGPRRGTGPQSKTCKVTGPLSGLRMKGGSALGTKTVQAKATQALAKVVCAQPKVPRPRPKTPSAKVAQKQPMAPQAKVAKARAKAKAAQARAKAKAARIKAKAARAKAKVARIKVKAARAKAKVAQVKAKAVRIKTKARVMQTQLESRGKPKGSVQAHTVQRRQRSPPEAVGRKRKRAQEAKELLPCKRTHLGPHSPKARLGPRIAKPLKFRAIKVDRWSSDDEVRQQAQQILRVNLSPVIQLQPLLLPSAP, via the coding sequence ATGAGCGTGGTGGTGCAGCATGTGGAGGAGAAAGCTGTGCACTCATGGTCGCGCATCTCCACGGCAGGGAAGAAGGCCCTGGAGGAGGCGCTGCTTGTCTTTAACCCCATGAGCCAGGACCTCAGTGCCACGGAGGCCCAGCTCGTGGCCTTCCTCCAGGGCTTGCGGGATGATGGCTTCCAACCCACCATCCTGCGTAGTGGTGATGTCTATGGCTACAGCTCATGCACAGCCAGCCCCCCAAGCCAGACGAAGCTGCAAGCCCGTGCCCCAACGTCAGCCGCAGCGTCACCTCCAGCAAGTGCTCCTCGAACTACCATGCGGCTGCCCGCAGGCCGGGCCACACTACTCCCCATGCAGCTTTCTGGCAGGCTGGCCAAAGCATCCACACCAAGCCTTGCCAAGCATGCTACTACTAACCTACTGCTGAGTTCCCTGAAACAGTCCAATGCTAGCCGGGCCCGGGGCGCAGCCATGGGCTTCCCCGCTCACCTCTATCCCGGCGTCTACCCTGCCATGCGGCTCTCTGTTGTCCTTGAGGCCCTGGTTCCACTCAAGACTCCCATGCCCTGTTTGGGTGCTAAGCACAAAGCTCAGTCATTACAGTTCTCACTTGCAGATTCTCCCTTGAAGCCGAGGAAGGGTCCAGGAAAGGGGTTGGGGAACTCCCTGCTTAAGACCCCCAGAAAGATAAGCAAGGGTCCCAAATGTCAGACTTTCAAACGCCCCAAGGCAGGTCCCCGACGGGGCACCGGTCCCCAGAGTAAGACCTGCAAAGTCACTGGGCCCCTCAGTGGTCTACGAATGAAAGGGGGATCTGCCCTGGGCACCAAGACAGTCCAGGCCAAAGCCACTCAAGCACTGGCCAAAGTTGTTTGTGCCCAGCCCAAGGTGCCCCGGCCACGGCCTAAGACTCCCTCAGCCAAGGTGGCCCAGAAACAGCCCATGGCACCCCAGGCCAAGgtggctaaggccagggcaaaAGCCAAGGCTGCTCAGGCCAGAGCTAAGGCCAAGGCGGCACGGATCAAGGCCAAAGCAGCACGGGCCAAAGCCAAGGTGGCACGAATCAAGGTCAAGGCAGCACGGGCCAAGGCCAAGGTGGCACAGGTCAAGGCCAAGGCGGTAAGGATCAAAACCAAGGCCAGGGTGATGCAGACTCAGCTTGAGAGCAGAGGCAAGCCCAAGGGGTCTGTTCAGGCCCACACTGTACAGAGACGTCAGAGAAGCCCCCCTGAGGCTGTGGGACGGAAGAGGAAAAGGGCCCAGGAGGCAAAGGAGCTGCTTCCCTGTAAGAGAACACATCTTGGGCCCCACTCCCCTAAGGCACGACTTGGTCCTCGCATAGCAAAGCCGCTGAAATTCCGGGCCATCAAGGTTGACCGGTGGTCCTCAGATGATGAGGTGCGACAGCAGGCTCAGCAGATCCTCCGTGTGAACCTGTCTCCAGTGATACAGCTCCAGCCACTGCTGCTGCCTTCGGCACCCTGA